A single genomic interval of Proteiniborus sp. DW1 harbors:
- the eutH gene encoding ethanolamine utilization protein EutH, with translation MNEVVLYTIFAFAVLGCIDRVLGSKFGLGEKFEEGFKSMGSLAMSIIGIYSLAPVISNQLSRIIAPMFTALGVDPSILPASILACDMGGYISAARMAQTEEMGIFSGLILASMLGATVVFTIPIAASAIDKKDHYFFTKGILSGLITLPIGSIVGGILLGINIYKLMINMIPVIVLSAILAVGLIRCPNKLIKGFNYFSKVIVAIGAIGLMVSIFERISGITIIQGMEPFDEGLKIVGSIAIVLCGAYPMMSLFTKAFKKPLSKLGEKVGIGENAVAGIVVSLANNVPAFVMMKDMDDRGKVLCSAFAVSGAFTFGGQLGFVAGVDKTVIVPFIVSKLLAGICAIALAVLLTRNLDEHNRNTYVEKKRSGLN, from the coding sequence ATGAACGAAGTAGTCCTTTATACTATTTTTGCATTTGCCGTATTAGGATGTATAGATAGAGTATTAGGCAGTAAATTTGGATTAGGAGAAAAGTTTGAAGAAGGTTTTAAGTCGATGGGTAGTTTAGCTATGAGCATAATAGGAATATACTCGCTAGCACCAGTGATTTCAAATCAATTGTCAAGGATAATTGCTCCAATGTTTACAGCTTTAGGTGTAGATCCTTCCATACTACCAGCATCTATTCTTGCATGTGATATGGGTGGCTATATATCAGCGGCTAGAATGGCTCAAACGGAAGAAATGGGGATATTTTCTGGTCTTATTTTGGCATCCATGCTAGGTGCTACAGTAGTGTTCACAATTCCTATTGCAGCAAGTGCTATTGATAAGAAGGATCATTATTTTTTTACCAAAGGAATATTATCAGGTCTGATAACCTTACCTATAGGTAGTATTGTTGGAGGAATACTTCTAGGAATCAATATATATAAACTTATGATTAATATGATACCTGTAATTGTATTATCAGCTATCTTAGCTGTAGGACTTATTAGATGTCCTAATAAATTAATAAAAGGATTTAACTATTTTAGTAAAGTAATAGTTGCTATTGGTGCAATTGGACTTATGGTAAGCATATTTGAGAGGATATCAGGTATTACTATTATACAAGGGATGGAGCCCTTTGATGAAGGACTAAAGATAGTTGGAAGCATTGCCATAGTCCTCTGTGGAGCTTATCCAATGATGAGCTTGTTTACGAAAGCATTTAAAAAGCCCTTATCTAAACTTGGAGAGAAGGTAGGTATAGGTGAAAATGCAGTTGCAGGAATTGTAGTATCTTTAGCTAATAATGTTCCCGCATTTGTAATGATGAAGGATATGGATGATAGAGGAAAGGTGCTATGCTCAGCATTTGCAGTAAGCGGAGCTTTTACATTTGGCGGACAGCTTGGATTTGTAGCTGGAGTTGATAAAACAGTCATAGTTCCTTTTATTGTTTCAAAGCTATTAGCAGGAATCTGTGCTATTGCATTAGCTGTATTGCTTACAAGAAACCTAGACGAACATAACAGAAACACTTATGTTGAAAAAAAGAGATCAGGCTTGAATTAA
- a CDS encoding ATP-binding cassette domain-containing protein produces the protein MLKVRNIMKTYGKFRVLEDISFDLELGESLVLAGRSGSGKTTLAKIIIGLEQCDSGEVFHFGKKLNNNYRKRTFSELAKVQYIFQDPYSALEPSFTLERTLMETVNICRRNNYKPMDIDAALSMVDKGFLNQKKRKISTFSGGQQQKICIARALLTYPKLIIADEATSMLDFDNRIEINSLLNKVKKEYELSIIAIVHDIEFHNDKWDKIAVINEHKLVDFMEFKDFFQYASSDYSKELINSHKYFYE, from the coding sequence ATGCTAAAGGTTAGAAATATTATGAAAACCTATGGAAAGTTTAGGGTTTTAGAGGATATAAGTTTTGATTTGGAACTGGGAGAAAGTTTAGTTTTAGCAGGAAGGTCTGGAAGTGGAAAAACTACTTTAGCCAAGATAATTATTGGACTTGAACAATGTGATTCAGGAGAGGTTTTTCATTTTGGTAAGAAGCTGAATAATAACTATCGCAAAAGAACATTTTCTGAACTGGCAAAGGTTCAATATATATTTCAAGACCCTTATAGTGCGCTAGAGCCTAGCTTTACCTTGGAACGAACCTTGATGGAAACAGTTAATATATGCAGGAGAAATAACTATAAACCAATGGATATAGATGCTGCTCTTTCCATGGTAGATAAGGGATTTTTAAATCAGAAAAAGCGCAAAATATCAACCTTTAGTGGAGGTCAGCAACAAAAAATATGTATAGCAAGGGCCTTACTTACATATCCAAAGTTGATAATTGCAGATGAAGCAACATCAATGCTTGACTTTGACAATAGAATAGAAATAAATTCTCTATTGAATAAAGTCAAAAAGGAATATGAGTTGTCTATAATAGCCATAGTTCATGATATAGAATTCCATAATGACAAGTGGGATAAGATAGCAGTAATAAACGAACACAAGCTAGTAGACTTTATGGAGTTTAAGGACTTTTTTCAGTATGCATCAAGTGATTACTCAAAGGAATTGATAAATAGTCATAAATATTTCTATGAGTAA
- a CDS encoding ATP-binding cassette domain-containing protein translates to MITIENLKIIYNKKAISYPNIHIKRNEFVGLFGKSGCGKTSLLEALFGLDFQGELVYDKCTINDVDIKELDSSKYDYISYCPQFSQNAFNPKLSVMEHIHLTLKGNGLQYNTEEIGVLMERLALEPILLNYYPYMLSGGQKQRLILLISILKRPKLLILDEPSSAIDLITLRKIVEFLTSYKGKLTIIMVAHQKVLLEKVTDRIIVLEEYDNAKG, encoded by the coding sequence ATGATAACTATTGAAAATCTTAAAATAATCTACAATAAAAAAGCCATAAGCTATCCTAATATTCATATTAAAAGAAATGAGTTTGTAGGATTATTTGGTAAGAGCGGCTGTGGGAAAACATCGCTTTTAGAGGCTCTCTTTGGTTTAGACTTTCAAGGAGAACTAGTATATGATAAATGCACCATAAATGATGTGGATATTAAGGAGTTAGATAGCAGTAAGTATGATTATATAAGCTATTGTCCGCAGTTTTCACAAAATGCTTTTAACCCAAAGCTAAGTGTAATGGAGCATATACACCTAACACTTAAAGGTAATGGACTGCAATATAACACAGAAGAAATAGGTGTTCTTATGGAAAGACTAGCACTAGAGCCTATTCTTCTAAACTATTATCCATATATGCTATCTGGAGGACAAAAACAGCGGTTGATTTTACTTATTTCCATATTAAAAAGACCTAAATTATTGATTCTTGATGAACCTTCTTCAGCAATAGACCTAATCACATTAAGGAAGATAGTTGAGTTTTTAACTTCATATAAAGGCAAGCTTACCATAATAATGGTAGCTCATCAAAAAGTGCTTTTGGAAAAAGTAACGGATAGAATAATAGTCCTTGAGGAGTATGATAATGCTAAAGGTTAG
- a CDS encoding glutamate-5-semialdehyde dehydrogenase, which translates to MVGDITYIAKKSSRDLALVEGETRSRVILKMAENILANKEQILLANKQDIEIAKKNGLDESRLSILTLNEKSIDAMEESLKRMSRLIDPVGERISYLAKKDGLIIEKKYVPLGVVSVVYEARPDVVTDSVGICIRTGNSVILAGSRHSTNTDKCTSEILRDTLSEFGICPDNIQYLSDCSHESKIELARQDRFVDLMVIRAGVEAVDKLREYAIVPIIVAGEGNCHIYIDEDASFDMACDIVVNSKVPRPKACNAAETILIHKDWGVQHFTELINKLLENNIEIFGCEKSTQLHSSIKSANEFHFQHEFFAPALAVKIVEDIDEAINHINQYRTPHTETIISNNLEKVSYFKNYVEANVICHNASTRLTDGIEFGLGGEIGISTQKFHVGGPIGIYHLMHQKYFLSGNGNLRY; encoded by the coding sequence ATGGTTGGAGATATAACATATATTGCTAAGAAAAGTTCTCGTGACCTTGCATTAGTTGAGGGAGAGACAAGAAGTAGGGTTATTCTTAAGATGGCAGAGAATATTTTGGCTAATAAGGAACAGATTTTATTGGCTAATAAGCAAGACATTGAAATAGCTAAAAAGAATGGCTTAGACGAATCTCGACTATCAATACTTACACTAAATGAGAAAAGTATTGACGCTATGGAAGAAAGCTTAAAGAGAATGTCAAGACTAATAGATCCTGTTGGAGAGAGAATTAGCTATTTGGCAAAAAAAGATGGTCTAATTATTGAGAAAAAATATGTGCCATTAGGGGTAGTTTCTGTTGTTTATGAAGCCAGACCTGATGTAGTTACGGATTCTGTAGGTATTTGTATTCGAACAGGAAATTCAGTTATTCTAGCAGGAAGTCGTCATAGTACCAATACTGATAAATGTACTTCTGAAATACTGAGAGATACATTGAGTGAATTTGGAATATGTCCTGATAATATTCAATACTTATCTGATTGTTCTCATGAAAGTAAAATTGAACTAGCAAGACAAGATAGATTTGTAGATTTAATGGTTATTAGGGCAGGGGTAGAAGCCGTAGACAAATTAAGAGAATATGCAATTGTGCCTATTATTGTAGCAGGCGAAGGAAATTGTCATATCTATATTGATGAGGATGCTAGCTTTGATATGGCATGTGATATTGTAGTTAATAGCAAGGTTCCAAGACCAAAGGCGTGTAATGCGGCTGAAACTATTTTGATTCATAAAGACTGGGGGGTACAGCATTTTACAGAGCTTATAAATAAGTTGCTTGAAAATAATATTGAAATATTTGGTTGTGAAAAATCTACACAATTACATTCAAGTATAAAATCAGCTAATGAGTTCCATTTTCAACATGAATTCTTCGCTCCTGCCCTTGCAGTGAAAATAGTTGAGGATATAGATGAAGCAATTAACCACATAAATCAATATAGAACACCACATACAGAAACCATTATAAGCAATAATCTTGAAAAAGTATCTTACTTTAAGAATTATGTAGAGGCAAATGTCATATGTCACAACGCCTCAACAAGATTAACAGATGGAATTGAGTTTGGTTTAGGTGGAGAAATCGGCATAAGCACTCAGAAATTTCATGTAGGTGGACCTATAGGTATATATCATTTAATGCATCAAAAGTACTTTTTGTCTGGAAACGGCAACTTAAGGTATTAA